A stretch of DNA from Anaerobacillus isosaccharinicus:
ATGACGATCTTCATGAAAAGGAGCAAAAATAACTTGTGGTTTATACTGACGGATAACAGTGACGATTTTCTTTATATGATCATCTGTTATAAATATTCCCCGGTCTGGAATATCAAGTTGAATTCTAGTTCTTACCCCCAACACTTGCTGGGCCCGAGCCGCTTCTTCTTGCCTGAGATCTACATTACCGTTTGACGATAAGTCCGCTTTTGTTAAATCACATATCCCAACTGAATAACCCTGTCCACAATACTTTGCTATTGTTCCACCCATACCAATTTCAACGTCATCGGCATGGGCACCAAAAGCTAATAGCGCTAATTTTTTTTCATTACTCATGGGTTGACGATTTTTCTCCATTCAAAATCTCCCCTTGCTAGACCTTTTACGAGAATTTCTCCTGTTGCCATATTTGTAGCAAGTGGAATACTATAAACATCACATAAACGAATTAGCGCTGTAATGTCTGGCTCATGTGGTTGAGCAGCTAGTGGATCTCTAAAAAATAGCACTAAGTCCATTTCATTTTTTGCTACTAGCGCCCCAATTTGTTGATCTCCTCCAAGAGGTCCAGATTGAAATCTTTCTATTTGTAAAGAAGTAGCTTCCATAACTCTCGTTCCAGTAGTCCCTGTACTATAAAGTTCATGATCCCTTAAAATTGATTCATAAGCGACAGCAAATTGAACCATATCAGGCTTTTTCTTGTCGTGGGCAATTAGTGCAATCTTCATTATGGAACTTCCCCTTTATTCAATAATATTTTCTAAGCCATAAACTAACAAATCAATCTTCATCACTGTTTCAACAGCTAAACGAATTCCCGGCATAAAGGAGGTGCGGTCAATAGAATCGTGACGGATTGTTAACGTTTGTCCTACCCCACCAAAAATAACTTCCTGATGAGCTACTAGTCCTGGAAGACGAACACTATGAATTCGCATTCCTTGGAAATCCGCGCCTTTTGCGCCTTGCAGTTCTTCTTTCTCTTCGGGATTCCCTTGTTGTTTTGGCTCTCTTACTTCGGCAATCATTTGGGCTGTTTTAACCGCTGTTCCT
This window harbors:
- the mgsA gene encoding methylglyoxal synthase, which codes for MKIALIAHDKKKPDMVQFAVAYESILRDHELYSTGTTGTRVMEATSLQIERFQSGPLGGDQQIGALVAKNEMDLVLFFRDPLAAQPHEPDITALIRLCDVYSIPLATNMATGEILVKGLARGDFEWRKIVNP